The following proteins come from a genomic window of Synechococcus sp. NB0720_010:
- a CDS encoding class I SAM-dependent methyltransferase, which translates to MISSISLKAFLNTLPGREPSLNQHDWVIGQLQSLRQGSSLLDVGAGCQPYRPYTSHLKYVTQDFCQYSPLASFGDQSESWDYGSSIDIISDITSIPCRDQSFDAILCTEVLEHVFAPIEAITEMLRLLKPGGLLIITVPFRSLYHMYPHYYYSGFSSCFFSTFIEKNSFPLESLSIQPNGTYADNIAQDLRRLIVYLQCKQVFGLLRYFLIAVTYLVIVILKYIPSSALGESTNGYFVTISKPS; encoded by the coding sequence ATGATCTCCTCTATTTCTCTCAAAGCCTTCCTGAATACCCTCCCAGGGCGCGAGCCCTCTTTGAACCAGCACGACTGGGTTATTGGTCAATTGCAAAGTCTTCGTCAAGGCTCATCCTTGCTTGATGTTGGCGCAGGCTGTCAGCCATACCGGCCATATACTTCTCACCTTAAATACGTTACACAAGACTTCTGTCAATACTCACCCTTGGCGTCATTTGGCGACCAGTCTGAGAGCTGGGACTACGGTTCTTCTATTGATATCATTTCTGATATCACCTCTATTCCCTGTCGTGATCAGAGTTTTGATGCTATCCTCTGTACGGAAGTCCTTGAGCACGTATTCGCTCCCATTGAAGCGATCACTGAGATGCTTCGCTTATTAAAGCCAGGCGGTCTGCTTATAATTACAGTACCGTTTAGATCTCTTTATCATATGTATCCTCACTATTACTATTCAGGATTTAGTTCATGCTTCTTCAGTACCTTTATTGAGAAGAACTCTTTTCCGCTCGAGTCCTTGTCTATTCAGCCCAACGGAACATACGCCGATAATATCGCTCAAGATCTTCGTCGTCTAATCGTGTACCTTCAATGCAAGCAAGTCTTTGGCCTATTAAGATATTTCTTGATTGCTGTGACTTATCTTGTTATCGTTATTCTTAAATATATTCCGTCTTCTGCGCTAGGTGAGTCAACAAACGGCTACTTTGTTACGATCTCGAAGCCTTCTTAG
- a CDS encoding FkbM family methyltransferase gives MTIATFFKLPKLQIDRLRYFWVQLRSYTSYKHPLGFRVYGPRVLVTGHQEQGEYELLSRILPQYATFLDVGANVGFYSLMAASFGCDVVSVEPNQYTYKMLASNIRYNSFNNIRTLNLGVDSTSGIRSLYGASTSASFCTNWSGSSDSISASVRTTTIDEILLNLELFPALLKIDIEGFEYEALRGASHSLQRSDIDFIVEITLFENYPKDYPNPNYLATFDLFISNGFSAFLVGETLSAVDPILHYEMLCQNPSYEKTGLFNFFFTKRAL, from the coding sequence ATGACTATTGCAACCTTCTTCAAGCTGCCTAAGCTGCAGATCGACAGGCTACGTTACTTCTGGGTTCAACTGCGTTCCTATACATCCTACAAGCATCCTCTGGGCTTCCGCGTATATGGGCCTCGAGTGCTTGTAACAGGTCATCAAGAACAGGGTGAATACGAACTTCTTTCGAGAATTCTGCCCCAATACGCCACCTTCTTAGATGTTGGAGCCAATGTTGGATTTTATTCGCTCATGGCTGCATCATTTGGATGTGATGTTGTCTCTGTTGAGCCAAACCAATATACATATAAAATGCTTGCATCAAACATCCGCTATAACAGCTTTAACAATATACGAACTCTTAACCTAGGTGTAGATTCAACCTCCGGGATCCGCTCACTGTATGGTGCATCTACCTCGGCATCTTTTTGCACTAATTGGTCTGGTTCTTCAGACTCCATTTCGGCATCTGTAAGAACTACTACTATTGACGAGATTCTGCTAAATCTAGAACTCTTTCCAGCACTTTTAAAAATCGATATCGAGGGTTTCGAGTACGAAGCTCTTCGCGGTGCATCACATAGCCTTCAGCGCAGCGATATTGACTTTATCGTTGAGATAACTCTCTTTGAAAACTATCCCAAAGACTATCCCAACCCTAACTATCTTGCCACTTTTGATCTGTTTATCTCTAATGGTTTTAGTGCTTTCCTTGTAGGCGAGACCTTGTCGGCGGTAGATCCAATTCTCCATTATGAGATGCTTTGCCAAAATCCATCTTATGAGAAAACTGGCCTCTTCAACTTCTTTTTTACAAAACGCGCTCTGTGA
- a CDS encoding NAD-dependent epimerase/dehydratase family protein: MTYNVLITGSEGFLGNALRSHYLSSGCNVFTIDLKPAPSQHTVHHFQLDITDYSLLHSAIQKISINLLIHCAAETRILQGSSLQDYLSNTIGVRNVCTAISSLHPQAACLFFSSQLVCKLGYIPVSSSDYCPDTIYGSSKVIGEHIVHSLCKSMDYVILRPTTVWGPGCSQHYRSFLGLLSRRLYPLYGKQLIPKSFSYIDNLVYQTSQVALLLSRLELNQNVFYLCDYKPIDINQWAVDLSSSLGVKKPIPMPVPILWLVALFSSVFALLPLTRRPPLMTMRRLRNISTPYKFTELLLDKYVPVLPVPYHKAIHDTAAWYKNL; the protein is encoded by the coding sequence ATGACTTACAACGTCCTTATCACTGGTAGCGAAGGCTTTCTAGGTAACGCCCTGCGAAGTCACTATCTTTCTTCAGGATGCAATGTGTTTACCATTGACTTAAAGCCAGCTCCTTCTCAGCACACCGTACACCATTTTCAGCTAGATATTACAGACTACAGTCTATTGCACTCAGCCATTCAGAAAATTTCGATCAACTTACTTATTCATTGCGCTGCCGAAACTCGGATTCTCCAGGGTTCTTCCCTTCAAGACTACCTTTCGAACACAATAGGCGTCCGTAATGTTTGTACTGCCATTTCTTCCCTTCATCCCCAAGCAGCATGCCTATTCTTTTCCTCACAACTTGTTTGTAAACTAGGGTATATTCCTGTCTCCTCTAGCGACTACTGTCCAGATACTATATATGGTTCATCAAAAGTCATCGGAGAGCATATTGTACACTCTCTGTGTAAGTCGATGGACTATGTCATTCTACGCCCAACCACTGTATGGGGGCCCGGCTGTTCCCAGCATTATAGATCCTTTTTAGGACTCCTTTCTCGTCGCCTGTATCCTTTGTATGGGAAGCAACTTATCCCCAAAAGCTTTTCATATATTGATAACCTTGTTTACCAGACATCACAAGTTGCCCTTCTTCTTTCAAGACTTGAGCTTAACCAGAATGTCTTCTATCTCTGTGACTATAAGCCTATAGACATAAATCAATGGGCAGTAGATCTCTCGTCATCACTTGGCGTTAAAAAGCCCATTCCTATGCCTGTACCCATTCTCTGGTTAGTCGCCTTGTTTTCTTCAGTATTTGCCCTTCTTCCTCTCACTCGGCGTCCCCCACTCATGACCATGCGTCGCCTCAGAAACATCTCTACACCATACAAATTCACAGAGCTACTACTAGATAAGTACGTCCCAGTCTTGCCGGTACCATATCATAAGGCTATACACGACACCGCTGCATGGTATAAGAATCTATGA